The genomic segment GATTGATTGGGACTACAGCTTTGGGGGAGCTAgggtgagaaaacagaaaataattttataggcAGCATTTGGATTAAGGGCAGAATGTGTGCAGGCTTTGGGCTTGGGCATGGACTTGATTCTTCttccatttgattctttcttcattttgaaaaacagtagTTGAGGAAGCTAAGCTTGAAGTCAACTTTAAGAGGGAAGTGACCAGAGCCAGGCAAATAATCTGATGCCTTCTGTCTTATTCTTGGCTCCCACAGCTTTGTCTCTGGCCTCAGGACCCTGAGTCAGCCCATCCCCAGGTGGTATGTCCTGGTCCTCTTCCATGTGTACACCAGGGGATAACAGAATGAAGACAGGGAAAAGATGGAGGTTTTCCCTACTTGGGGTAGAGAATCACTGACCAGTTCCATTGGCCTCTACAATCATGAGGTCCATGCTGACTCCATGGAGAGGCATAGGGATAGCAGGATTGGTTTAGCAAACATAggtctctctccttcctgctccATCAAATCCCCAGAATTACTTTCCTACACATTAGATGCCTCTGCACAATTACCCTGGATTACCACAGCCAAGGGCTCTAGGTGGCCAGTTGGTGGCACAGAGACAGATCAGATGCTCCAGCACTCAAGGTTCATGAGATTCAAAACCGATTTTCTTCCACTCCAAACATATACTCTTTTCTCTTGGGCAGCTATAAATAGGGTTTTGCTagtagaggaaaaagaaacaaaaacaaaaaacaaacccagaaaacaaaaacccctCCGTCTAGACAACATAGAAAGACTCAAAATGATTGCACTTATTAGGTGTGGACAGGGTGGGCAGGAGGCTCGCCAAGTGCACACACATTCCTTTTGCTGCCCACAGCCTGAGGCCAGAGGTAGGTGGCTCCAGGCTGGCTGCAGAGTGGGGTCCTCTTTGGTGAAGCCCACAAGCCAGCTGGGGCTACAAGGGAAAAACAACTGTAGGGCAAGGCCTAGGCTGGCTTCAGGTCAATAGCCATGTTTCTTTAAGGACAACATGTAGCAAGAGGAGTAGGGCTCCCCCAGGGAGCATCACATGGGGCCGAGGAGGTGGCTGGGCCAGGGAAGACAAGTAAGAAAAGGGATTGGTGTTTGAAGTTGACTTCCAATTGTTCTGTGTCTAGTCCTTTAgatgatacatttttttctttctgttttcttttttttttttggcaatgcTTTAAAACCTGGTTTCTGTCCTGCAGAGCTACAGTCCTTCTCTCAGGGAGCTACAGCGGGGCATTTAACATGACAATGCCTGCTGCTTTTCCTCATTTAGCCGGTGTCCACTAACTCAGTGTTGTGGGCCATTTGTAAACCCTTATGGAGTAGACCCCAGGCAGACAtgtggggaaagaaagagaggatcTGTATAGACAAGAAAGCTGGCCATGTGGGAAGTACAGAGCTCAAACCATGTGCCCCAGAGGACTGGTGCTGGCATTAAGCCTGTACATCAAAGGCTTCTTTGGCAGGACCCTGGGCTGTTAGAATCACCCTAGGGAGCAGAGCCAGGGGACATTTTGGCTCCTGACTAGCAAGGCACAACCCTATAATGGCAGAAGcccttctttcccctccccattccccaccAGACCCACTTCCTTCATGGGCCTTTTAGCACCCTTCCAAGCTTATGGGGTCAGGAATGTGAGCTGGTAAAATGGGCAGTGGAAGGGGCTGTACTGTTTCTTTACTTCTCAGGGGGACTAGAGCCAGTACTGAATGGCTTTTCTAGGGAGCATGTTAGAAAAGGGAAACAGTagagaggcaggcagagagagacaaagaaaggaaacTAGAAGGACATAAAGGGAGAGTGCCTGGTCTGTGTAgtgatacttttttttccctccaaaaagagaggagagagttCCTTGTCTGAGAGTAGGGGGCTGCCGGCTCTGAGGGCTAAGGAGTCTGGGGGCTTAAAAAATTGGGTCTCTGAGCCTAGGATTACTATTTGTAGGGCCTCAGGAAGCTGGAAACTTTGGAGCGGAGCAGCTTGATGAAGGATTTTGGCAGCATCTCCTTGTGTTTCTCTGTGTACTTGAAGTAGTTCTGGGGGTGGGCTAGCACCTCAAAGAAggccttgatgagcttcttgtccTGCAAAGGATGGCAGGGATCAATGTCAGCCTCAGCGTCGGGGGTGGGAAAGAGGAACACCATGACTCAGCAGCCCTTCTTGATGTCTACTAGGCATCCTACACTGAATATATCCAGAGGGCAACTCTGGATTCCCATTCCCAACATCTGCCCCTATTCTGGAATTCCGCAACTGAGTCAGTGGCAGCTCCATCCTTCTGTTGCTTAGGCCCCAATCCTTGGAGCCATCCTTGAATCCTCTTTCTTGCTTACAAGTATAGCAAATCCTATTcactctaccttcaaaatatgtcTGGGTCTGACCACTTCTTATCATCTtcccaagccaccatcatctctgaCTTGGAGTACTGTagtagcctcctaactggtctccatGTTTCTGTCTTTGTCCCTCCACAGACTCTTctccccacagcagccagagtgactttttgtgtttttaattagttcatctttttcctgtttgaaagtcttctttggtttcttttatcACTCAGAGTAAAGCTGAGTCCCTTGCATGGTCCATAGGCTGAATGTGATCTGTGTCTTGCTTTCCACCTCCACTCTTGCTCCCTCTGTTGAGCCACACTAACCTTCTTGAGATTTCTGAACACACTAAATTGCTCCCATGCTCCTTAGCTTGGAATGCTCCTCCCTCATCTAATGGGGAGCCCTTTTACCTCATTTGGGTCTCTTCTCCTTAGAAACCTTTCCTGACCACCCTGTCTGCAACAGCAGCATGGTATGTGGAGAGcctactaggtgccaggcactgtgcattAAAACTCAGATCTTCTGGCTCCTAGGCTGGTGCTCCTTCCACGGCATCAGTGGATTTTTCAAATAAGAAGTAGGGGTTTCAGCCTCTTACCCCACTTTAATCAGAACAGCTATACTGCTTTATGTGTTGGAATTCCACAGTACATTTGATTTGAATGAAATAAGGGTTcagatgctttaaaaatgtttgaaaagtaTTGTTTAAAGTATATTCTTTGAAGTCTGCAAGTTCTAGGCAATTTTTGTTGTCAAGGCTTTTATTTTGatgataatataaaaaattttgcTACTACTTCTTTGCAATGATAATTTATGAAGGATAATTCTATGACTGTGactatagtttcttttcttttcttttttctttttttttattttagactgAGTCtaactcttgctgcccaggctggagtgcaatggcatgatatcagctcactgcaacctctgcctccccggtccaagcgattctcctgcctcagggtcccgagtagctgggattactgtaggtgcctgccaccacgcccagctaattttttgtatttttagtagagatggggtttcactacgttggccaggctggtctggaactcctgacctcaggcgatctacccgcctgggattacaggcgtgatccactgcgcccagccagactatagtttctttgagacggagtctcgctctgtcacccaggctggagtgcagtggggcgatctcggctcactgcaagctccacctcccaggttcaagcaattctcctgcctcagcctcccgtgtaactgggactacaggcgtcgccacggcacccggctaattttctgtatttttagtagagatggggttttaccgtgttagccaggatggtctcaatctcctgacctcgtgatccacccacctcggcctcccaaagtgctgggattacaggcatgagccaccgggcctggccagaCTATAGTTTCTTAAGGAAGATTTTCTCAAATTGGGATTCACTGACCCAGGGCATCTAGTTCATTCTTCAATGTTGgaagtatttattttccttgtcaAGTCTGTACATAAATTGATTCTGAGAAAGCTGTGCTAGatctgctgctttttttgtttttgtttttttgagacagagtctcactcttgttacccatgcccgagtgcaatggcgccatcttggctcactgcaacctctgcctcctgggttcaagcaattctcctgcctcagccttctgagtagctgggattacaggcgcctgccactgcacccggctaattttgtatttttagtagagacgaggtttcatcatgttggccaggctggtctcaaactcctgacctcatatgatccacccgccttggcctcccaaagtgctgggattacaggcgtgagccacagtgcccagccgaTCTGCTGCTGCTTAATGGGGCCTGGGGAGGGCATAAGGGAAGGAAGGGACTTATGCAAAAGTATCTTTCTATACTTCATTTTCCCTATGTCTCTTGGAAGAGGTAGGTACATTTCTTCTCCtcactttccctttttcttccaaGTTTTCCCCAAGGTGTAATATAGTGTGGGTGACGCTGCAGTCGGATGGGTTTgggctcaaatcccagctttACCATGGGGCAGGTTCTTTAACTCTTTatgccccagttttctcatctgtaatgaGGAATGGAGAAATGGAGGCAATGGAGAAAGCACCTACCTCATAGAGTATTGTGTCTATCAAATGAGAATATTCATGTAAGCACTTAGCATATTGCCTGCACATTGTTTTGTTACATGCTCATTAAATGTTAGCTATCATTATTGTTAATATTCACTCACCTTTAAAATCTCCTGGTGGTTTTCAGAGGCATAGAGCCGGCCATCTCGCACAATGTCTTCTACCAGCTGCTCATAATCTTCTGCAAAGTCAACCAAGGGGAGGGGCTCAGGGGCGGGAGCTCTTCCTGCTCTCCTGGTTCCCTCTCAAAACTGATGTACCTCCCCTTCTCACCCACCTCCTTGGCTCACCATCATAGGTAACATAGGGGATCTGGAAGCCACGGGCGCTGTTGGCCTCGCTTGTCTTGAAGTTGATCCAGAGCTTCCTGGAACGGGCAGTGAAGGCAATGGGGCGCTCGTAGGTCTGGCAGGTCTCATAAGTGGTAATGGAGGATGGGGATGCTGGGAAGGCAAGCAGCATGTCAGTAGAGCAGCAGGGCAGGCTACCCAAGCCCTCCTAGAACGTGGGCTGTAGAGCTGGTGGTGGGGGTATGGGGCAAGAGAATCATTCTGACAAAGGCTCCCccttcacatacacacaccctaCCCCACACCCTCTCCCATTGCCCACTGGGCTCATTCCACAATTCCTCCTTGATACCTGGGCGCTCACATAGTGTAATAAATTTGACATTTAAATGAATAGAATGACAAAAATGCCAGGATAGTAAAGTGACACATGTAACACCATTGGAGTTCTAGCTCCACTGCTAGCTTTCTTAACTCTGTTCTCTATCAAACATGTATCATTGCTGTTTTCCTTTGTTAGCTTCTCTATTCCCAAAGGCCTCTCACTGTTTCACCCTCATAGATCCGTGACTTCACTGCCCCACTTCTTCCTGTatcagtctctctgtctctccacctTAACCAGATTTGGACTGCCCTTCCCTGGCCCAGCTCTGCAAGCCACCCACAGTTCTTTCTCATGACGAGGACGTCCCCACACTCATCCTCAGATGGCAGGAAGATCTCGGGTACCACGATAAGGATCTTGCGCTTGGGTGGGGGGTTGATGTTCCAGATGCACTCCACACCAGCTGGGTAGTTGCCCGGGTAGTTGGGGGACTCAATATAGCCAGTGAACTCACCCAGCTCCCCACCACACTGACGATCTGCAGCCAAGCCCCAAtagataaaataagaaagagaagggaagtcAGTGGGGAAGTGCACTGGGGGAACTGAAGAGTTCTGAAGTAGAGGTCAGACATTTATGAGAAGACTGCATCCTAGTTCATCATTATTTTCCAAGCTCTGGGTCcatcttccttcctgcccttttagtaccttctcttctcacttcaccTGTCTCTGCTTCCTCATTACCTGTCTCCAGGGAGAGGGTGCTACAGGGTCTAGCCTAGCAACTGGCCTTGAGATTGAGTGAGTTGGGGAGAGGTGGAAGGTGGGGCTTTCCTGCCCCTCCACCCCCCAGCCCTGCTCCCTGTTGGTTTCACACCCCTCCTTTAGATGTCCACTGCTCCCAGGCGCCTCTCCTCCCTTTTCCATAGCCTGGCTTGCCACGTACTCTTGCATTGGGCCACACTGGTAGAGCCATCAAAGTCTGTGCTTGTGTTTCCTGGACAGCGGGTGCAGAAGTTCTGACGGAAGTCGGGCTGATAGGAGCCCATGGCACAGCGAATACAGCGATGGATGCTGGTGTTATAGTAGTGCCCTGGGGAGCACTGGACTGCATGCAAGGGAGAAAGGCAGGAATCAAGATGGTGGGCAGGTGGGAGTTATGGGGCATGGGATGGACAGGATACATTCATCTTGGAGAATCAGGAGATCAGATACATCAAAGTTCTTTCTAGGGTCTCAACCTTTCCCAGTCATACCAGAATTTAAGCCCATGGAAAAACAGAGTTTACAGAGTGGTTGGCTACAGTGccaatccttttctttcagacGCTGAGCACAGTGCCAAACCTAGATAGAAACTCATTTGGGATATGCAGGAGAATATGCCACCAGTTCTCCAAAGTGGAGGGGTAAGTGGGACTGTTAATTATCTCTCAGTTCCCAAGCTTGGAACTAGTGGAGGGGCAGGGTGGGTCCTGGAAGCAGGATGGTATGGTTGGTCAGGTAGCTGGGCCTATTACTGGTTTGGAGAAAATGGTGGGTCAGTGTCCACTCTGGGGACCTGGAGAGTTTTTTGGGAGTAGTTGGGGTTGGGGCATCCCCCACGGAGGTGAGTAGCTTACTCACCTTTGGTGTCACAGTCTTGGAAGGAAATGGCCCCTTCATGCTTGGTGGTGAGGCCCCCACCACAAGGGAAGCATAGGGTCCGTCCTGCTTCAGGTTGGTAGGTGCCACGTGGGCATGGCTGACAGGGCTTGAACCCATCTACAGAGTGTTGGCCAGGTGGGCACTGACCTGCAATGAATCAATGGCCCAACTCTGATGGGGATGGTCCTGAATCGTCCACATGGGGTCACCCGATCTCAGAGGGCAAAGGTATACAAACAGGATGTTGACTAAGAGAGTGGCCTGGAGCCTGGGCCTGCCTTTTGGGAAATCCCATGCCCATGGGCGTCCCAGTGCCCACCCTACCCCACTCTGTATTTGTTCCCCTGGCACCTGCACACGTGGTGACGTTGGTGGCTCCAAGAGGCCCGTGGGCATCACTCCCAGGGCAAAGGTCGCAGGAGAGCTGCCCTTCTCTCTCCTGGAAGGTGCCCGCTGGGCATGGCACACACTGCTCCGTCTGGCCGTGGTAATACGTTCCCTGCGGGCAGCTGACTGAGGGAGAGTCGGCCGTGCTAGCCACCCACCCCCGCAATTCCCACCACCCAGGCCTGGGActccccttcccactcccccCCACAACCCCTAATTCAGGGAGAATCTCTGGGAACAAACACAATCCTACTTGGGGGGATAGGAGGGCCAGAGCCGTGTGCAGGAGGATTGCCGGCCCCACCTGGCATCCTTCTAGATTTCAGCCTGGGACCAGGGAAGGGAGCATCCTGGCTGCCTCATAATTTGAGAAATGCAACTGAGGCCACAAAGGGTCCTGCTCTGAGCCAGGCCCAAACTGGGTCCTTCCTATATCCCTGCTCCCCAGTAAGCTCCCTTACCACACTTGGCCCCAGCACGGTGCTGCCCAGGCCTACAGGACTCCATCGGCTCTGCTCGCTCCCCGGCTACCAGGCCCGGCTTGTGGGCCAGCTCATAATCAAGGCCTGCCAGGCGCAGCAGGAAGCGGTCCTGGTTGATGGACTTTCTGAGCATCTTCAGGGATCCTTTCAGCCGCCGTTCCATTCGCTGTCGGAGGCAGGGCAGCCCACAGCTGGCTGGTGGTGGATGGCCATGTGTattggggaggaggagaaagagttgCTGTGAGCAGGAGGGCAGGGGAGCAAAGCTGGGAGCTAAGAGGGGCATGGTAAGAGGGACTAGCTTTTAGGCTTGGCACCAGGCAGGGTCTGCCCCTAGTACAGGCTCCATCCCTTCTTTTTGCTGCTGAGGCCTGTGGTTTCCCCACCTCTGCCCTCCCCTTCCAGTCCTCTTCCCAACAGTGCCCCCAGTCCCACCTGTGGTTTCTTCGCTTCTGACCTCTGCCTCCAGTTCCAGGGTGAGCCTTGTGACCTCTTTGCCTGGAGGGGTCCGGGCTCGTCGGCCCTTGCCCTTCCGAGCGGAGTCACACTTAAGGTGGATGAAGGTGACCTGGCATTCAGAGCAGGGGGCACCACCTGGGAGAGATGCCTTGTCAACCCCAGGGACATCCCCTGGAAAGTTCTCATTCCCAGCCCAGACAGACCTCCCCAGATCTCTTAACTGTAACTATCTCTCAATCCTGTTTTAGTCTAGGGTCCTAATTAGTTGGTGGAGAGGAATAGCGTGGGACTTCCTTGGCTGCTATGCCTACAGCTGCTCTTTCCTCTGTTCTGCCTAGAGTTCAGGATGCTGGTGGGTTTTTGAAAGAGATCTCACTAATCAGAGGAGCTGAGGGGTAAGGAGGGTTTAGTGGCCAGATAGCCAATTGGAATGGGGTCCCCAGTCCAAACCTGGCCCTGCGATTCTGCCAGCCTCCTCTGTTTTGCCTTTGTTTCGCAGGTGCAAACGGCATTTGGCATCCTTGATCTTGAAGGAGGCCCGTTGTTTAATGGACAGCACTGCAGCCTCTAGAGGGATGGTAGAAACTCAGCACAGTATGGGATGCCCATGGAGGTCAGAGGTGCCATGGGGGATGTTGAGAAGCTGGGCAATAAGCCAGGGGCTTGGCTGGGGGAGTGAGATTATGAAAGCCAAGGGGATCAGCTGTTAGGGCAGAGGGAGTGAGGGAGCAGGGGTGGAGAATTACAGGGCAAAAAAGAGGATCCAGGAGAAAGGCAGGCCAGGGGATTgatgaagaacaaaaataaaggatTAATGTTAAGAGAGTAGGGTGGGAACAGGGCTTCTGGGCTGGTGCTCACCATGGCATTGGTTGGAGTTCGTGCTGTTCCCATTGTGGCCAGCTCGGGCTGGAGcagccctggggctgggggtCCCACAGCTCACCGTGAAGCCATTCTCAGACTCTGAGAGAAAGAGCCTGTCACAGTTCTGACCTGCCTTCCCAATCCCCACTGGCTGGAGGAATCCAAAGGGAACGAAGGAGCTGCCTGAATGGCCAgtccttcctcttttctcctccaaagcTCTCCAGCACCCTCCTCCCATGTACCTGGCAAAAACCGGGCCATGGAGGGACAGGTCAGGGCACAGGTATCCTTCTTGCCAGACCGGTTGCAGCTGAGCATGGCTTTCGAGGCCCCAGGACTGCCCTGACACTTCAGTGGCTCTAGGAAGGGGAGAGAGGCCTGAGCAAATGAGTACATTCCTTTCCCACCCTCTCCCTCAGTTGGGTAATTTGGAGGAATCAGCTACTTGCATAACTATTGTTGTACCCATGGAGACTGATGATGGGATTGTTTACTACAAATTTCATGTCTTTAACTCAAAATGGCTACATTCTCCACCCTTTCACACCTCACACCTTTCCCCAAGATGATACTGTATGTTTTCTAGAACCCCAACTGCCCCCTGAAACTGCAGTGTCATCTTTGGTCAGCAGAGGGCACTGCCCACCTGTGCAATCTTTGCCATTCCAGTGCAGCCGGCCCTGGCCTGCTGGGCAGGTACACTGGTAGCTGCCAGCAGTGTTGATGCAGCCAAAGCGGCAACCTCCCCGGTTGATGCTGCATTCATCCACATCTGGGGGAAGGAGTAGGGAGACAGAAAAACAACGATGGAGTTTGAGGAAGAGCCAGAGAGTGGGCAGTGAGTGAGGGCCTTTGGTTAGAGTTCCAGGTACCCTGCGTTatgcaagatgagtaagttcgAGAGATCTACTGTACAACAATGTGCCTATAGATAACAATACTGTAGTGTACACTTAAAAacttaagagggtagatctcatgttaaatattcttacaatttaaaaaagttaaaaaggtatTCTAGGCACTGTAAGATGACTACTGGCTTGAGAAGAGCTCAAACCTCCTTCCGTTATCTCTGTCCCCAAAGGAATGATCGAGAAGGGGCCAAGCCGATAAGCTTTTTAAAGCCTTCCACTCCTCCCAGCCAGTGAGACTGTCATTTGGGAGCTGAGAGTGGGGTTTCAGGGACAGTTATAGGAATGGGAGATAGGAATTTTGGAGGCAGGATGCTGTTTCCCCAGTCTCCCAGTTCTTCAAAAGCTGTCTTAATTCCTCCTATTTTGTCACAGTGGATGAATACATGGTGCATGCACCAGGGATTGCCCATAGCCACAAGCCAACACAGGGACCTGTTCAGTTGGAGGGTGAAGAGGTGAGGGGCCAGGGTGGCTGGGGGTGCAAGCTTACTAGCTTACCCCCACAGTGGGTGACACCATACAACAGGTAGCCACGATGGCAGAGACACTGGAAGCTTCCTGGTGTGTTGACACATATGTGGTCACAGGTTCGATCAAAGGAACACTCGTCTATATCTGGAAGAGCAAAGATTCAAGCCACTGAATCTGTCTTGGAGCACTTGAGCCTTGCTCAGGTGAAGGACCCAAGTGAGGGGCCTTGGCTCTCCCCCTTGAACTGAAGAGTCCCTATTCACGTCCTTGCTCTAGGACCAGTGATTTAACAATGCCAGTCCATCTTCTCTGCCCCCTCTATTGGAGTCCTTGGAATTAGGAACTGCAAGATCTAGTGCCTTTAAGTCAGGGCCCACCATGTGTGGTTA from the Macaca mulatta isolate MMU2019108-1 chromosome 4, T2T-MMU8v2.0, whole genome shotgun sequence genome contains:
- the SCUBE3 gene encoding signal peptide, CUB and EGF-like domain-containing protein 3 isoform X4, which produces MGSGRVPGLCLLVLLVHARAAQYSKAAQDVDECVEGTDNCHIDAICQNTPRSYKCICKSGYTGDGKHCKDVDECEREDNAGCVHDCVNIPGNYRCTCYDGFHLAHDGHNCLDVDECAEGNGGCQQSCVNMMGSYECHCREGFFLSDNQHTCIQRPEGMNCMNKNHGCAHICRETPKGGIACECRPGFELTKNQRDCKLTCNYGNGGCQHTCDDTEQGPRCGCHVKFVLHTDGKTCIETCAVNNGGCDSKCHDAATGVHCTCPVGFMLQPDRKTCKDIDECRLNNGGCDHICRNTVGSFECSCKKGYKLLINERNCQDIDECSFDRTCDHICVNTPGSFQCLCHRGYLLYGVTHCGDVDECSINRGGCRFGCINTAGSYQCTCPAGQGRLHWNGKDCTEPLKCQGSPGASKAMLSCNRSGKKDTCALTCPSMARFLPESENGFTVSCGTPSPRAAPARAGHNGNSTNSNQCHEAAVLSIKQRASFKIKDAKCRLHLRNKGKTEEAGRIAGPGGAPCSECQVTFIHLKCDSARKGKGRRARTPPGKEVTRLTLELEAEVRSEETTASCGLPCLRQRMERRLKGSLKMLRKSINQDRFLLRLAGLDYELAHKPGLVAGERAEPMESCRPGQHRAGAKCVSCPQGTYYHGQTEQCVPCPAGTFQEREGQLSCDLCPGSDAHGPLGATNVTTCAGQCPPGQHSVDGFKPCQPCPRGTYQPEAGRTLCFPCGGGLTTKHEGAISFQDCDTKVQCSPGHYYNTSIHRCIRCAMGSYQPDFRQNFCTRCPGNTSTDFDGSTSVAQCKNRQCGGELGEFTGYIESPNYPGNYPAGVECIWNINPPPKRKILIVVPEIFLPSEDECGDVLVMRKNSSPSSITTYETCQTYERPIAFTARSRKLWINFKTSEANSARGFQIPYVTYDEDYEQLVEDIVRDGRLYASENHQEILKDKKLIKAFFEVLAHPQNYFKYTEKHKEMLPKSFIKLLRSKVSSFLRPYK
- the SCUBE3 gene encoding signal peptide, CUB and EGF-like domain-containing protein 3 isoform X3, with product MGSGRVPGLCLLVLLVHARAAQYSKAAQDVDECVEGTDNCHIDAICQNTPRSYKCICKSGYTGDGKHCKDVDECEREDNAGCVHDCVNIPGNYRCTCYDGFHLAHDGHNCLDVDECAEGNGGCQQSCVNMMGSYECHCREGFFLSDNQHTCIQRPEEGMNCMNKNHGCAHICRETPKGGIACECRPGFELTKNQRDCKLTCNYGNGGCQHTCDDTEQGPRCGCHVKFVLHTDGKTCIETCAVNNGGCDSKCHDAATGVHCTCPVGFMLQPDRKTCKDIDECRLNNGGCDHICRNTVGSFECSCKKGYKLLINERNCQDIDECSFDRTCDHICVNTPGSFQCLCHRGYLLYGVTHCGDVDECSINRGGCRFGCINTAGSYQCTCPAGQGRLHWNGKDCTEPLKCQGSPGASKAMLSCNRSGKKDTCALTCPSMARFLPESENGFTVSCGTPSPRAAPARAGHNGNSTNSNQCHEAAVLSIKQRASFKIKDAKCRLHLRNKGKTEEAGRIAGPGGAPCSECQVTFIHLKCDSARKGKGRRARTPPGKEVTRLTLELEAEVRSEETTASCGLPCLRQRMERRLKGSLKMLRKSINQDRFLLRLAGLDYELAHKPGLVAGERAEPMESCRPGQHRAGAKCVSCPQGTYYHGQTEQCVPCPAGTFQEREGQLSCDLCPGSDAHGPLGATNVTTCAGQCPPGQHSVDGFKPCQPCPRGTYQPEAGRTLCFPCGGGLTTKHEGAISFQDCDTKVQCSPGHYYNTSIHRCIRCAMGSYQPDFRQNFCTRCPGNTSTDFDGSTSVAQCKNRQCGGELGEFTGYIESPNYPGNYPAGVECIWNINPPPKRKILIVVPEIFLPSEDECGDVLVMRKNSSPSSITTYETCQTYERPIAFTARSRKLWINFKTSEANSARGFQIPYVTYDEDYEQLVEDIVRDGRLYASENHQEILKDKKLIKAFFEVLAHPQNYFKYTEKHKEMLPKSFIKLLRSKVSSFLRPYK
- the SCUBE3 gene encoding signal peptide, CUB and EGF-like domain-containing protein 3 isoform X6, which codes for MGSGRVPGLCLLVLLVHARAAQYSKAAQDVDECVEGTDNCHIDAICQNTPRSYKCICKSGYTGDGKHCKDVDECEREDNAGCVHDCVNIPGNYRCTCYDGFHLAHDGHNCLDVDECAEGNGGCQQSCVNMMGSYECHCREGFFLSDNQHTCIQRPEEGMNCMNKNHGCAHICRETPKGGIACECRPGFELTKNQRDCKLTCNYGNGGCQHTCDDTEQGPRCGCHVKFVLHTDGKTCIGERRLEQHIPTQAVSNETCAVNNGGCDSKCHDAATGVHCTCPVGFMLQPDRKTCKDIDECRLNNGGCDHICRNTVGSFECSCKKGYKLLINERNCQDIDECSFDRTCDHICVNTPGSFQCLCHRGYLLYGVTHCGDVDECSINRGGCRFGCINTAGSYQCTCPAGQGRLHWNGKDCTEPLKCQGSPGASKAMLSCNRSGKKDTCALTCPSMARFLPESENGFTVSCGTPSPRAAPARAGHNGNSTNSNQCHEAAVLSIKQRASFKIKDAKCRLHLRNKGKTEEAGRIAGPGGAPCSECQVTFIHLKCDSARKGKGRRARTPPGKEVTRLTLELEAEVRSEETTASCGLPCLRQRMERRLKGSLKMLRKSINQDRFLLRLAGLDYELAHKPGLVAGERAEPMESCRPGQHRAGAKCVSCPQGTYYHGQTEQCVPCPAGTFQEREGQLSCDLCPGSDAHGPLGATNVTTCAGQCPPGQHSVDGFKPCQPCPRGTYQPEAGRTLCFPCGGGLTTKHEGAISFQDCDTKVQCSPGHYYNTSIHRCIRCAMGSYQPDFRQNFCTRCPGNTSTDFDGSTSVAQCKTSPSSITTYETCQTYERPIAFTARSRKLWINFKTSEANSARGFQIPYVTYDEDYEQLVEDIVRDGRLYASENHQEILKDKKLIKAFFEVLAHPQNYFKYTEKHKEMLPKSFIKLLRSKVSSFLRPYK
- the SCUBE3 gene encoding signal peptide, CUB and EGF-like domain-containing protein 3 isoform X1, giving the protein MGSGRVPGLCLLVLLVHARAAQYSKAAQDVDECVEGTDNCHIDAICQNTPRSYKCICKSGYTGDGKHCKDVDECEREDNAGCVHDCVNIPGNYRCTCYDGFHLAHDGHNCLDVDECAEGNGGCQQSCVNMMGSYECHCREGFFLSDNQHTCIQRPEEGMNCMNKNHGCAHICRETPKGGIACECRPGFELTKNQRDCKLTCNYGNGGCQHTCDDTEQGPRCGCHVKFVLHTDGKTCIGERRLEQHIPTQAVSNETCAVNNGGCDSKCHDAATGVHCTCPVGFMLQPDRKTCKDIDECRLNNGGCDHICRNTVGSFECSCKKGYKLLINERNCQDIDECSFDRTCDHICVNTPGSFQCLCHRGYLLYGVTHCGDVDECSINRGGCRFGCINTAGSYQCTCPAGQGRLHWNGKDCTEPLKCQGSPGASKAMLSCNRSGKKDTCALTCPSMARFLPESENGFTVSCGTPSPRAAPARAGHNGNSTNSNQCHEAAVLSIKQRASFKIKDAKCRLHLRNKGKTEEAGRIAGPGGAPCSECQVTFIHLKCDSARKGKGRRARTPPGKEVTRLTLELEAEVRSEETTASCGLPCLRQRMERRLKGSLKMLRKSINQDRFLLRLAGLDYELAHKPGLVAGERAEPMESCRPGQHRAGAKCVSCPQGTYYHGQTEQCVPCPAGTFQEREGQLSCDLCPGSDAHGPLGATNVTTCAGQCPPGQHSVDGFKPCQPCPRGTYQPEAGRTLCFPCGGGLTTKHEGAISFQDCDTKVQCSPGHYYNTSIHRCIRCAMGSYQPDFRQNFCTRCPGNTSTDFDGSTSVAQCKNRQCGGELGEFTGYIESPNYPGNYPAGVECIWNINPPPKRKILIVVPEIFLPSEDECGDVLVMRKNSSPSSITTYETCQTYERPIAFTARSRKLWINFKTSEANSARGFQIPYVTYDEDYEQLVEDIVRDGRLYASENHQEILKDKKLIKAFFEVLAHPQNYFKYTEKHKEMLPKSFIKLLRSKVSSFLRPYK